One window of Larus michahellis chromosome 19, bLarMic1.1, whole genome shotgun sequence genomic DNA carries:
- the RHCE gene encoding blood group Rh(CE) polypeptide isoform X1 — MSSNYRNFRNNVPWLILFLEAVFIVLFYFLFSHGDESRSTVSYAAFQDVNHMVIFGFGFFLTFLKRYGFSSTGFNLLIVVLGVQCSVLIENLFYFLLEIPHEDGLKRITKAAVSITAVVISTGAVLGKTNPVQLILMTVVEIIVFHMSRWINRMYLQVPDDVGMMHVHLFGAYFGLAVSSCFPEPSPRSEKNASTPKSALLSMLGTLFLWVFWPSFNSVLSEDKKWEVTYNTYFALAVSAVTAFTFSAMTTKDGKFRMAHIHSAVLAGGVAVGYAANRIRYPWIAMILGLLASVITVLGSYCLQRCLNPALEIHDSSGVHFTFGFPAVLGALAQVVLLVAENGTFLTSLGYSVMFHIGAFCVTISMALITGLITGLILNLKLFKTTPVTKYFEDQFYWEFPHLAVGF; from the exons ATGTCTTCTAATTACCGCAACTTCCGAAACAACGTGCCATGGCTAATCCTTTTTCTGGAAGCTGTCTTCATCGTCCTCTTTTACTTTTTGTTCTCACATGGTGATGAATCCAGATCAACGGTCTCCTACGCCG CTTTTCAAGATGTCAACCACATGGTAATTTTTGGATTTGGCTTTTTCctgacatttctgaaaagatATGGGTTTAGCAGCACTGGATTCAACCTCCTGATCGTTGTACTTGGTGTCCAATGCTCTGTGCTgatagaaaatttattttatttccttcttgaaatACCACACGAAGATGGTCTGAAAAG aATAACAAAGGCTGCTGTGAGTATAACTGCTGTGGTCATCTCCACTGGAGCTGTTCTTGGGAAGACTAATCCTGTGCAATTAATTCTGATGACAGTTGTGGAGATAATAGTTTTCCATATGAGCAGATGGATCAACAGAATGTACCTGCAG GTTCCAGATGATGTTGGCATGATGCATGTTCACCTGTTTGGAGCTTACTTTGGTCTGGCAGTCTCCTCGTGCTTCCCTGAGCCGTCACCAAGGTCTGAGAAGAATGCGAGTACCCCGAAGTCGGCTTTGTTGTCAATGTTGG GCACTCTCTTTCTCTGGGTGTTCTGGCCAAGCTTCAATTCTGTACTGTCTGAGGACAAAAAATGGGAAGTAACCTACAACACCTACTTTGCCCTTGCTGTGAGCGCTGTGACTGCCTTCACGTTCTCTGCTATGACCACAAAGGATGGAAAATTCAGAATG GCTCACATCCACAGTGCAGTACTAGCCGGTGGGGTCGCTGTTGGTTACGCAGCAAACAGAATCCGGTATCCTTGGATCGCGATGATTTTGGGTCTGCTTGCCAGCGTGATAACTGTATTGGGATCTTACTGCTTACAG agaTGCCTGAATCCTGCGCTCGAGATTCATGATTCCTCTGGAGTTCATTTCACTTTTGGCTTCCCTGCTGTCCTTGGAGCTCTTGCCCAGGTCGTGCTCTTAGTAGCAGAAAATGGGACTTTTTTAACAAG tctgGGTTATTCGGTCATGTTTCACATCGGTGCCTTCTGCGTGACCATCAGCATGGCCTTGATAACGGGTCTTATTACAG
- the RHCE gene encoding blood group Rh(CE) polypeptide isoform X2 gives MSSNYRNFRNNVPWLILFLEAVFIVLFYFLFSHGDESRSTVSYAAFQDVNHMVIFGFGFFLTFLKRYGFSSTGFNLLIVVLGVQCSVLIENLFYFLLEIPHEDGLKRITKAAVSITAVVISTGAVLGKTNPVQLILMTVVEIIVFHMSRWINRMYLQVPDDVGMMHVHLFGAYFGLAVSSCFPEPSPRSEKNASTPKSALLSMLGTLFLWVFWPSFNSVLSEDKKWEVTYNTYFALAVSAVTAFTFSAMTTKDGKFRMAHIHSAVLAGGVAVGYAANRIRYPWIAMILGLLASVITVLGSYCLQRCLNPALEIHDSSGVHFTFGFPAVLGALAQSGLFGHVSHRCLLRDHQHGLDNGSYYRFNLKPQTVQDHPCNKVL, from the exons ATGTCTTCTAATTACCGCAACTTCCGAAACAACGTGCCATGGCTAATCCTTTTTCTGGAAGCTGTCTTCATCGTCCTCTTTTACTTTTTGTTCTCACATGGTGATGAATCCAGATCAACGGTCTCCTACGCCG CTTTTCAAGATGTCAACCACATGGTAATTTTTGGATTTGGCTTTTTCctgacatttctgaaaagatATGGGTTTAGCAGCACTGGATTCAACCTCCTGATCGTTGTACTTGGTGTCCAATGCTCTGTGCTgatagaaaatttattttatttccttcttgaaatACCACACGAAGATGGTCTGAAAAG aATAACAAAGGCTGCTGTGAGTATAACTGCTGTGGTCATCTCCACTGGAGCTGTTCTTGGGAAGACTAATCCTGTGCAATTAATTCTGATGACAGTTGTGGAGATAATAGTTTTCCATATGAGCAGATGGATCAACAGAATGTACCTGCAG GTTCCAGATGATGTTGGCATGATGCATGTTCACCTGTTTGGAGCTTACTTTGGTCTGGCAGTCTCCTCGTGCTTCCCTGAGCCGTCACCAAGGTCTGAGAAGAATGCGAGTACCCCGAAGTCGGCTTTGTTGTCAATGTTGG GCACTCTCTTTCTCTGGGTGTTCTGGCCAAGCTTCAATTCTGTACTGTCTGAGGACAAAAAATGGGAAGTAACCTACAACACCTACTTTGCCCTTGCTGTGAGCGCTGTGACTGCCTTCACGTTCTCTGCTATGACCACAAAGGATGGAAAATTCAGAATG GCTCACATCCACAGTGCAGTACTAGCCGGTGGGGTCGCTGTTGGTTACGCAGCAAACAGAATCCGGTATCCTTGGATCGCGATGATTTTGGGTCTGCTTGCCAGCGTGATAACTGTATTGGGATCTTACTGCTTACAG agaTGCCTGAATCCTGCGCTCGAGATTCATGATTCCTCTGGAGTTCATTTCACTTTTGGCTTCCCTGCTGTCCTTGGAGCTCTTGCCCAG tctgGGTTATTCGGTCATGTTTCACATCGGTGCCTTCTGCGTGACCATCAGCATGGCCTTGATAACGGGTCTTATTACAG